CGATGCCATGGATGTGGTGTGTCCACATGGTTTTAATACGCTGCCAAGGAAACGTGAAAGCCTTCTCTCCAACAACAATGATGCCAAcatggagatggaggtggagatggaggaTGATGGCATGTGGCAAACGCTGGACGGGGCTGGCTACTCCTTCAGTCCGCTGCTGACCCATCTGTACGGATCCGAGGTGCTGATCAAGACGCGTCGCCACAGGAGACACCTGACCGGTGGCGTCTACGACGAGTGCTGTGTCAAGTCCTGTAGCTACGAGGAGCTAGCCACCTACTGTCTAGCGAAATAGGACACTTGGCCCACCACCAGCCACTCATTACCCAGCATGCATACACATACGTACACTTGAACATGGCACTTCCCACATACgcccacatactcgtatatgtaaACCCGTTCCCCAAGAGCATTCGTAATCCAATTCGTAATCACTTATTTATGCAGCACCAACTTTGACTAATGAATAAAGGTAGACAGTGCAAAAAGACAACCAAATTTGTGTGAGCGCCAAAGACGAGACAGTCAAAGGAAAAGTTCCAAGGAGGCGTAAATCGTTGCCAGGATGCTGCTAGCTCCAATCAGCTGGCTCTGGTTCTTGATGGCCTACTCCGGCCTGCCGTTCGCCCAGGCGCGGATTGGTAAGTACAGGGTATGGGAATGGAAGATGGAAACGGGGCTGAAGGCGAGGGAGTTTTAAGACCAAGGACTCATTTGGTATTCATAAATGCAGGGCTTAGCACGGCCCGGCTGTTTAtacataaattgtttaattggcTGACAGCACAACGCCCACAAAGCCCTACTTCCCTACTTCTCGCCAAAAACAAGACCACCCACAATTTCCCAATAGCCATTTGCATAAGTCAGCTTTGACATTGAATGAGTTTAGCCAGGCGTTCGAGGGAGGAGAAAACTCCGAAATGCACTCATCGCATCCTAACACAATTTGACAACCTGACTTGTAAGGAtaacatgtgtgtgtggatcCAGACCCCGACCCcgaccacgaccacgaccCAGACCCAGATCCAGTTTAGGTTGCTTAGGAGCAGTATATAAGCCAGTTACTTTGGGCCAAACATCATCAGTTAGCTTTCGACCCAGCTCGACCCAAGTTAATCCTTTCGATCGTAAAGCAACCTAAGCAGTAAACCCATAACCATGTGCAAGCCCGTGTCCTTCATCTCGATGGTGGCTGTGATTTTGCTGGCCAGCTCCACAGTGAAGTTGGCCCAAGGAACCCTCTGCAGTGAGAAGCTCAACGAGGTGCTGAGTATGGTGTGCGAGGAGTACAATCCCGTGATTCCACACAAGCGCGCCATGCGTAAGTTCTTACCAGGATGCACATCCTCCTGCTGGCATTGCTAGACCAATATTGTATCCACGATTTTTCCCAGCCGGTGCCGATAACGATCTGGACGCACTCAGTCCCCTGCAGTTCGTGCAGGAGTTTGAGGAGGAGGACAACTCGATCTCGGAACCGCTGCGAAGCGCCCTCTATCCTGGCAACTATCTTGGGGGTGTCCTCAATTCCCTGGCAGAAATCCGAAGGCGCACTCGCCAGCGGCAAGGAATCGTGGAGCGGTGCTGCAAGAAGTCCTGTGATATGAAGGCCCTGCGGGAGTACTGCTCCATAGTCAGAAATTAGGCCTCCTCCTGTTGCCTGCTGAAAATCATTTCTAACCTAACTGACCTGCTCGATGCCATTACCTCTGGATCTGGTTCCAAACCagccatgtgcatatatactACAATCGATGTTTTTTATAGCTTGTTGCATGTTACTCTTTGTGAATGATCGAAACggattaaatatatattctgcTTTAAgctttggcaaacaaattatacatttattgttATCATTATATCATTATATCATTATACGATTATtacacccgttactcgtagagtaaaagggcatactagattcgttgaaaagcatataacagacagaaggaagcgtttccgaccatataaagtatatatattcttgatcaggatcaatagccgagtggATATGACCATGTAAGTCTgtccgtctatccgtccgtctatccgtccgtctgtccgtccgtctgtccgtccgtctgtccgtccgtctgtccgtccgtctgtccgtccgtctgtccgtccgtctgtccgtccgtctgtctgtccgtccgaacgtctaaagtatatatatttttgatcagaatcaatagccgagtggatatggccatgtccgtctgtccgtccgtctgtccgtccgtctgtctttccgtccgaacgtcgagatctcaggaacaataaaagctagaaagcttgagattcagcatgcagacttcagagaccCAGACCCCAAAATTACTTCTCATTCGTAAATTCAAAGTTTGACTCATTCCTTGAAGCATAGAATTCAAACTTTTGACTCATTCCTTGAAGCATATAATTAAAAGCCTATTTTCGtgtacaatattatttattcatttaacgTTATgggcaaaaaatatttttaaattttccaaagCCCTTTTGAAAGTTTAAATAACTTAAAGAAACTAAATCAGACCATAATACAGCAATAAAAGCAAGGAAcgtaaattatgcaaatataatGTTTGGCTcaaaatcttttaaatatcctttctttatatataaatatgaacaAAAATGTTTGAGGCCCAGAAGAAGACTAGTTGAACGTAGGTTTTTCTA
This genomic interval from Drosophila teissieri strain GT53w chromosome 3L, Prin_Dtei_1.1, whole genome shotgun sequence contains the following:
- the LOC122615775 gene encoding probable insulin-like peptide 2, yielding MCKPVSFISMVAVILLASSTVKLAQGTLCSEKLNEVLSMVCEEYNPVIPHKRAMPGADNDLDALSPLQFVQEFEEEDNSISEPLRSALYPGNYLGGVLNSLAEIRRRTRQRQGIVERCCKKSCDMKALREYCSIVRN
- the LOC122615773 gene encoding probable insulin-like peptide 1; translation: MFSQNKGAVAHGLRLQPLLIAAILTASVALATPGGGGHQLLPPGNHKLCGPALSDAMDVVCPHGFNTLPRKRESLLSNNNDANMEMEVEMEDDGMWQTLDGAGYSFSPLLTHLYGSEVLIKTRRHRRHLTGGVYDECCVKSCSYEELATYCLAK